One Halostella limicola genomic window carries:
- a CDS encoding ABC transporter ATP-binding protein, which translates to MAVDPKVSVEDVSKTYETGDGAVEALRGVSFDVAPGEFVCVVGPSGSGKTTLFRIIGGLEAPTSGSVRLDGRPVTEPNTDVGIVFQEYHLFPWRTVRGNVRFGLEQQDVDAAARERRTQELIDLVGLDGFEDAYPSQVSGGMKQRVGIARALAVDPDLLLMDEPFGAVDAQTRDMLHEEILDVWRETGKTVLFVTHDVTEAVKLADRIVVLGTEPGTVREIVDVDLSRPRSTTGDSFVAHRERVRALIGD; encoded by the coding sequence GTGGCAGTAGACCCGAAGGTCAGCGTCGAGGACGTGAGCAAGACGTACGAGACCGGCGACGGCGCGGTCGAGGCGCTACGGGGCGTCTCCTTCGACGTCGCCCCCGGCGAGTTCGTCTGCGTCGTCGGGCCGTCGGGGTCGGGAAAGACGACCCTCTTCCGGATCATCGGCGGTCTGGAGGCTCCGACGAGCGGCAGCGTCCGGCTCGACGGTCGCCCCGTCACCGAACCGAACACCGACGTCGGGATCGTCTTTCAGGAGTACCACCTGTTCCCCTGGCGGACGGTCCGCGGGAACGTCCGGTTCGGCCTCGAACAGCAGGACGTCGACGCGGCGGCCCGCGAGCGACGAACGCAGGAACTAATCGACCTCGTCGGTCTGGACGGGTTCGAGGACGCGTACCCGTCGCAGGTGAGCGGCGGGATGAAACAGCGCGTCGGCATCGCCCGCGCGCTCGCCGTGGACCCCGACCTCCTCCTGATGGACGAGCCCTTCGGCGCGGTCGACGCGCAGACGCGAGACATGCTCCACGAGGAGATCCTCGACGTCTGGCGGGAGACCGGCAAGACGGTGCTGTTCGTCACGCACGACGTGACGGAGGCGGTGAAACTCGCCGACCGGATCGTCGTGTTGGGCACCGAACCCGGCACCGTTCGCGAGATCGTCGACGTCGACCTGTCGCGTCCGCGGTCGACCACCGGCGACTCGTTCGTCGCTCACAGGGAGCGGGTCCGGGCCCTCATCGGCGATTGA
- a CDS encoding ABC transporter permease has translation MSETTEESGLGEESTTAEPFRRDWNVRRLVRGVAGIAGFLAVWWALAGTQPPYILPGPASVAETFVAELRSGAMLDALSQSVRHWAPGTLVGTVLGVALGVVMGWSTLADDAFTPVVRVLRPVPPIALIGFAIAWFGINHAGAAFIVAAGGFWINFYATYGGVENVSEELVEVARSLGVRSDLGLVRKVVLPAALPEILTGVRTGIGRCWMLVVAAELFGVPGIGQTIIRASNNLAVDVVIAYILVLSLMFLLVDSTFRSLQRRALAWQ, from the coding sequence ATGAGCGAGACGACCGAGGAGAGCGGACTCGGCGAGGAGTCTACGACAGCGGAGCCGTTCCGACGAGACTGGAACGTCCGCAGGCTCGTCCGCGGCGTCGCCGGGATCGCCGGATTCCTGGCAGTGTGGTGGGCGCTCGCCGGGACGCAGCCCCCGTACATCCTCCCCGGCCCGGCGTCCGTCGCGGAGACGTTCGTCGCCGAACTGCGCTCCGGGGCCATGCTCGACGCCCTCTCTCAGAGCGTTCGCCACTGGGCACCGGGGACCCTCGTCGGGACGGTCCTCGGCGTCGCGCTGGGCGTGGTCATGGGCTGGAGCACCCTCGCCGACGACGCGTTCACGCCGGTCGTGCGGGTGCTGCGGCCGGTGCCGCCGATCGCGCTCATCGGCTTCGCCATCGCGTGGTTCGGTATCAACCACGCCGGCGCGGCGTTCATAGTCGCCGCCGGTGGGTTCTGGATCAACTTCTACGCGACGTACGGCGGCGTCGAGAACGTCTCGGAGGAACTCGTCGAGGTCGCCCGGAGCCTGGGGGTCCGGAGCGACCTCGGCCTGGTCCGGAAGGTCGTCCTCCCGGCGGCGCTCCCGGAGATACTGACCGGCGTTCGGACCGGTATCGGCCGGTGCTGGATGCTCGTCGTCGCGGCGGAACTGTTCGGCGTCCCGGGCATCGGACAGACGATCATCAGGGCGAGCAACAACCTCGCGGTCGACGTGGTGATCGCGTACATCCTGGTGCTGAGCCTGATGTTCCTGCTCGTGGACTCCACCTTCAGGAGCCTGCAACGGAGGGCGTTAGCGTGGCAGTAG